The genomic segment GTCGGCGTCGCCGACGAGGCGTACGTCGGCACCGACGACGGCGTGGACGTGCGACGACCCTAATCGCGGAGCGCTCGGAGCGTCGCCACGAGGTCCTCGGCGTCGTCGACGCCGCCGACGAGGGAGAGGGCGAATCTGCGCGTGCGGGACACAGACGACGGTCGGCGTCGCGACTGGTAGACCTGCCGGTGGCGAGTCGTCGCGTCCAAAGAAAATTGGGTTGGGGTAACCGGCTTACAGGTCGCGGGGCTGGACCGTCTTCCGGTCGTTCTCTTCCGCACGGCGGGCGGCGTCTTCGAGCAGTTCCTTCACTTCCTCGTCGAGCGCGTCGTAGAAGTCAGAAGCGACGTTCTTGT from the Halogeometricum rufum genome contains:
- a CDS encoding DUF1931 family protein, with amino-acid sequence MADLIVKAAVKEALNDKNVASDFYDALDEEVKELLEDAARRAEENDRKTVQPRDL